A window of the Acidobacteriota bacterium genome harbors these coding sequences:
- the mrdA gene encoding penicillin-binding protein 2, with translation MPLKSLDSDGSHPYNLHFRFLILQYCIVIAFGVLALRFWNMQVVQHENYVRQAENNRLRDVPIPAPRGNILDRNGRILVDSRPTFNLMINREDIGEQEATIRMLVEEFGVDREYVLQQLQSQAAKSRPIEVKIDITDADRARAAALSYEYPELTVELHPQRKYPLGDIGSHILGYVHEISPSQLKPPLRAEYENCKPGDKVGQAGLEKSYNQVLMGKEGYRRVIVDSRGRFVSELEQVPPSPGQDVVTTIDLDLQLMAEQVLRERGLDGIIIVMDPRNGEILAMASFPGYDPNLFSSGISKVDYAKLAQDPHKPLRNRAIQDIYPPGSTWKLIMSVAGMKSGVLDPNNTYVCGGGITVGNKFTRCMGAHGAPKIDYALTKSCDGFFYRLGIKLGLENLQKWATEMGCGQYTGIDLPNEFKGYIPSLELKAATVRRSFPNPTAREFEWRDIDSVYASIGQAMVRPTPLQMLRAAAGISQRGTFHTPHLLLEARPTKDYPARFFADKTHKIEMPPENWEAIIKGMWGAVNSGGTATGSAITEFPGWEMCGKTGTAQVVSKIKTEKLEEKDHSWFVAFGPRENAEIAGISLVEHGGFGAKASAPNVKAVFETYLKKKNGLPIEVSLETVQEAAKKAEQFRKEWHNAIARRQQRAETRQTKPATTPKPATTPKPAATTPVQ, from the coding sequence ATGCCATTGAAATCTCTCGATTCCGACGGGTCGCATCCCTATAACCTCCACTTCCGGTTCCTGATTCTGCAATATTGCATCGTCATTGCCTTCGGCGTACTGGCGCTGCGGTTCTGGAACATGCAGGTGGTTCAGCATGAAAACTATGTCCGACAGGCTGAAAACAACCGGTTACGGGACGTTCCGATTCCGGCGCCGCGGGGCAACATTCTGGATCGCAATGGCCGGATTCTGGTTGATAGTCGCCCGACATTTAATTTGATGATCAATCGGGAAGATATCGGTGAACAGGAAGCCACCATTCGCATGCTGGTTGAAGAATTCGGGGTTGATCGTGAGTATGTGCTCCAGCAGCTTCAGTCACAGGCTGCTAAATCCCGACCAATTGAAGTCAAAATTGATATTACCGATGCCGACCGGGCCCGAGCTGCTGCGTTGTCCTATGAATACCCCGAACTGACCGTGGAATTGCACCCCCAACGCAAATACCCCCTGGGTGATATCGGGTCGCATATTTTGGGCTATGTGCATGAAATCAGTCCTTCCCAATTGAAGCCACCATTGCGGGCCGAATATGAAAACTGTAAACCGGGCGATAAAGTCGGACAGGCCGGACTGGAAAAATCTTATAACCAGGTCTTGATGGGGAAGGAAGGCTATCGCCGGGTGATTGTGGACAGCCGGGGCCGATTTGTGAGCGAACTGGAGCAGGTGCCCCCGTCACCGGGCCAGGATGTGGTCACCACGATTGACCTGGACCTGCAGTTGATGGCGGAGCAGGTCCTGCGTGAACGGGGGTTGGACGGCATTATCATTGTCATGGACCCACGCAATGGGGAAATCCTGGCCATGGCTTCGTTCCCAGGGTATGACCCCAATCTGTTTTCCTCCGGGATTTCAAAAGTGGATTATGCCAAACTGGCTCAGGATCCGCATAAACCGCTCCGGAACCGTGCCATTCAAGATATTTATCCCCCTGGATCAACCTGGAAGCTGATTATGTCTGTGGCGGGGATGAAATCGGGTGTGTTGGATCCAAACAACACGTATGTGTGCGGTGGCGGTATCACCGTTGGTAATAAGTTTACCCGCTGTATGGGCGCCCACGGTGCACCAAAGATTGACTATGCCCTGACCAAGTCGTGCGATGGATTCTTTTATCGCCTTGGAATCAAGCTAGGACTTGAAAACCTTCAAAAATGGGCCACCGAAATGGGGTGTGGCCAATATACGGGCATTGATTTGCCAAATGAGTTTAAGGGATACATTCCAAGTCTGGAGTTGAAAGCGGCAACCGTCCGGCGTTCTTTCCCCAACCCGACCGCCAGGGAGTTTGAGTGGCGGGACATAGATTCGGTGTATGCCTCTATCGGACAGGCCATGGTCCGACCCACGCCGCTCCAAATGCTGCGGGCGGCGGCGGGGATTTCCCAACGTGGAACCTTTCACACGCCGCATTTATTGCTCGAAGCCAGACCTACCAAAGATTATCCCGCCCGATTTTTCGCGGACAAAACCCATAAAATTGAAATGCCTCCCGAAAACTGGGAAGCGATTATCAAAGGCATGTGGGGAGCGGTCAATTCTGGCGGCACCGCGACTGGTTCCGCGATTACTGAGTTTCCGGGTTGGGAAATGTGTGGAAAAACCGGCACGGCTCAGGTGGTAAGTAAAATCAAGACCGAAAAGCTGGAGGAAAAAGACCACTCGTGGTTTGTTGCCTTTGGCCCGCGTGAAAATGCTGAAATCGCGGGAATTTCGCTCGTTGAACACGGCGGGTTTGGGGCAAAGGCTTCGGCCCCAAATGTGAAGGCCGTCTTTGAAACCTATTTGAAGAAAAAGAACGGCTTACCGATTGAGGTGTCGCTGGAGACAGTTCAGGAAGCGGCAAAGAAGGCCGAACAGTTCCGCAAGGAGTGGCACAACGCTATTGCCCGCCGACAACAACGTGCTGAGACCCGACAAACGAAACCGGCAACAACGCCCAAGCCGGCAACAACGCCCAAACCGGCGGCTACAACTCCGGTTCAATGA
- the mreC gene encoding rod shape-determining protein MreC produces MKSDSSLRPTIIAVILLVGQFLLMTINAQARITKQSLPRTLILTATYPIQKGLAVVTTSVGHVWKGYVSLWRAAEENQNLRRELSQLKRERTELQETIASHKRLQDLLKLKESFQSPTIAANVIGRDGSPWYKQVIIDQGTLAGVHLNHIVITPDGVVGRVVSVGPSSAMVLMITHGDAGVGAMLAESRTNGELRGRNELVCQLDSISGLTQVRVGEAVLTTGLDGFYPKGLLLGYVTQVQLGSGAGLHQISVRPAAQLDRLEEVLVLLSRASDVQMTESVKKEKE; encoded by the coding sequence GTGAAGTCTGATTCATCGTTACGTCCAACCATCATTGCCGTCATTTTGCTGGTCGGTCAGTTTTTACTGATGACGATCAATGCGCAGGCCCGGATTACCAAGCAATCCCTTCCGCGCACCCTCATCTTGACCGCCACCTATCCCATCCAGAAAGGATTGGCGGTCGTCACCACCTCCGTGGGCCATGTCTGGAAGGGCTACGTTAGTTTGTGGCGGGCGGCTGAGGAAAATCAGAACTTGCGTCGGGAACTCTCGCAACTCAAACGGGAACGGACCGAATTGCAGGAAACAATCGCCAGCCACAAACGCCTCCAGGATTTGCTCAAATTAAAGGAAAGCTTTCAAAGTCCAACCATTGCGGCCAATGTCATTGGTCGGGATGGGAGTCCCTGGTACAAGCAGGTCATTATTGATCAAGGGACACTGGCCGGGGTCCACCTCAATCATATTGTCATCACGCCAGATGGGGTTGTGGGACGGGTTGTGAGCGTCGGACCTTCCTCGGCCATGGTTTTGATGATCACTCACGGTGATGCCGGCGTGGGCGCCATGCTGGCTGAATCGCGAACCAACGGAGAATTGCGTGGCCGAAACGAGTTGGTGTGCCAGCTCGACAGTATCAGCGGCCTGACCCAGGTCCGGGTTGGCGAGGCAGTCCTGACGACCGGGCTCGATGGGTTTTATCCAAAAGGGTTGTTATTGGGATATGTGACCCAGGTCCAGCTTGGGTCGGGGGCTGGTCTCCATCAGATTTCCGTTCGCCCGGCGGCTCAGCTTGACCGGTTGGAAGAGGTTCTGGTGTTGTTGAGCCGGGCCTCGGATGTTCAAATGACCGAATCGGTAAAGAAAGAAAAAGAATAA
- a CDS encoding rod shape-determining protein, with translation MFNFFSNDLAIDLGTANTLVYAKGRGIVVSEPSIVAINKITNKVEAVGKEAKEMLGRTPGNIVAIRPMKDGVIADFEVTEKMLQHFIKKAHNGKSWVSPRVVIGVPGEITQVERRAVIDAANRARAAEVYLVEEAMAAAIGAGLPITEPYGNMIVDIGGGTTDIAVISLSGIVYSRAVRVAGNELDEAISQYIKRKYNLLIGERTAEQIKIELGSAHLLDEPLTMEIRGRDLIEGIPKTVTISDEEVREAMADPVATIVNAVRVALERTPPELSADIADRGIVLTGGGALLKGLDKLLMKETRVPVTLAENPLSSVVLGTGKMLGDFELLKRVSLESGYGYNNQN, from the coding sequence CTGTTTAACTTCTTCTCAAATGACCTTGCGATTGATCTGGGCACCGCAAATACCCTGGTGTATGCCAAGGGACGCGGGATTGTGGTCAGTGAACCATCCATCGTCGCCATCAACAAAATCACCAACAAAGTTGAAGCGGTTGGCAAAGAGGCTAAGGAAATGCTTGGCCGAACGCCTGGAAACATTGTGGCTATTCGTCCAATGAAAGATGGTGTGATTGCTGACTTTGAAGTCACTGAAAAAATGCTTCAGCACTTTATTAAGAAAGCCCACAACGGGAAGTCGTGGGTCAGTCCGCGGGTTGTCATCGGAGTTCCGGGGGAAATCACGCAAGTCGAACGCCGGGCTGTGATTGATGCCGCCAATCGGGCACGCGCCGCCGAGGTCTACCTGGTGGAAGAAGCCATGGCCGCCGCCATTGGAGCTGGACTGCCCATCACCGAACCCTATGGGAATATGATCGTGGACATTGGCGGCGGAACGACCGATATCGCGGTGATCTCCCTGTCTGGCATTGTGTATTCGCGAGCGGTTCGAGTGGCCGGAAATGAGTTGGATGAGGCCATTTCACAGTACATCAAACGCAAATATAACTTGCTGATTGGGGAACGCACCGCCGAGCAAATCAAGATTGAGCTTGGGTCTGCCCACTTGTTGGATGAACCGCTGACCATGGAAATCAGAGGCCGGGACTTGATCGAAGGAATCCCGAAGACGGTTACGATTTCGGACGAAGAAGTCCGCGAGGCCATGGCCGACCCGGTGGCAACTATTGTCAATGCCGTTCGGGTGGCGCTTGAGCGAACTCCGCCTGAACTCTCAGCCGATATTGCCGACCGTGGCATCGTTCTCACTGGTGGTGGGGCACTGCTCAAGGGATTGGATAAATTGTTGATGAAAGAAACCCGTGTCCCCGTAACCCTGGCTGAGAACCCGTTGTCCTCAGTCGTGTTAGGCACCGGGAAAATGCTTGGTGACTTTGAGTTGTTAAAACGTGTCAGCCTCGAAAGTGGGTACGGATACAATAATCAAAACTAA
- a CDS encoding Rne/Rng family ribonuclease encodes MTDGLDLSVSPEASVVELDPEEMQAVLEAESEVQLERVEIHPVEDEEPVVAEPVESTEPDLDLALALSDGFQFERVTDHDMPQVEPEPPATQPEADVQAEAAEAPTEVAVVAEVEPLVVEAETRPQGRRRGRKKAEPVKVEPPPVEIPVQAEPTPVEPAGKKKPARGGRKKATPPPAPAVAFERILDDDVLSDAGDLLKEAIVQHKILEQTRQDEYEIAATPTAEDGAQPAMEATPVAPEIAQPAPVRVADEEPVEPAVAQGEPEADLTDTEASVGKRSRNSEFASRRGRRGRRRGRPANGGGAAQSDEDTGETTLADSDVAALLGDEAEADGGDSETPEMKAKDDSLGDDSLVPPQPPVAALPARRESRDLPPPRDTRTKSEARPPREFRGRAPGITDLLREGQEILVQIAKEPIGTKGARITSYVALPGRYLVYMPTVAHIGVSRKIPSDQERTRLKRTMINLRDREQIPGGFIVRTACEGHTEEELREDMMYLFRTWQDMRKRSEHSKPGTVVYRELDLVQRLLRDHLSNEFSVIRVDNEEEYARVVDFISRFQPKLLDRVKLYTRKRQIFEEYGVQSELDAALKPRVWLKSGGFIVINQTEALVAIDVNTGKFVGRSNRLEDTIVKTNLEAAVEIVRQIRLRDLGGIIVLDFIDMEERKNRQKVMQVLEQEIKSDRSPSKILQFNDFGLVAITRKRVRQSLERILCEPCPYCTGAGIVKSAETVCYEILAESRRMASDMEGETRSREVTLRINPSVAKALRNEQKQVWGEIEDYLGCSVSLQSDPNIHQEHYDFAFL; translated from the coding sequence ATGACGGATGGGTTGGATTTAAGCGTCAGCCCGGAAGCCTCGGTTGTCGAACTTGATCCTGAGGAAATGCAGGCCGTGCTCGAAGCCGAAAGCGAAGTTCAGCTTGAGCGGGTCGAAATTCACCCAGTTGAGGATGAAGAACCGGTTGTCGCCGAACCAGTCGAGTCAACCGAACCTGATCTAGATCTGGCGCTGGCCTTGTCTGATGGATTCCAGTTTGAACGGGTCACTGACCACGATATGCCTCAGGTGGAACCAGAGCCCCCAGCCACCCAACCCGAAGCCGATGTCCAGGCTGAAGCCGCTGAAGCCCCCACGGAAGTCGCTGTCGTGGCTGAAGTTGAACCGCTGGTCGTTGAAGCCGAGACCAGGCCCCAGGGGCGCCGGCGGGGACGCAAAAAAGCGGAACCTGTAAAAGTCGAACCACCCCCAGTTGAAATTCCGGTCCAGGCTGAACCGACTCCGGTTGAACCTGCTGGAAAGAAAAAGCCGGCACGCGGCGGACGCAAGAAAGCCACTCCACCTCCAGCTCCAGCCGTGGCCTTTGAACGCATTCTGGATGACGATGTGCTCTCCGACGCGGGTGATTTACTCAAAGAAGCGATTGTTCAGCATAAAATCCTGGAGCAAACCCGACAGGATGAGTATGAAATCGCGGCGACTCCCACTGCGGAGGACGGCGCCCAGCCAGCGATGGAGGCAACGCCAGTTGCTCCTGAAATTGCTCAACCAGCTCCAGTCCGGGTCGCGGATGAAGAACCCGTCGAGCCAGCCGTGGCGCAAGGGGAACCGGAAGCTGATCTGACCGATACGGAAGCCAGTGTCGGCAAACGGTCGCGTAACTCTGAATTTGCTTCGCGTCGTGGCCGTCGTGGTCGTCGTCGTGGCCGGCCAGCCAATGGTGGCGGGGCCGCCCAGTCGGATGAGGATACCGGTGAAACGACGCTGGCCGATTCAGATGTGGCCGCGCTGCTCGGAGATGAAGCTGAGGCTGATGGCGGGGACTCAGAGACTCCGGAAATGAAAGCCAAAGATGACAGTCTCGGGGATGATTCCCTGGTGCCGCCCCAGCCCCCGGTTGCCGCGCTGCCGGCTCGCCGTGAATCACGAGACCTTCCTCCCCCCCGTGACACTCGAACCAAGAGCGAAGCCCGTCCCCCCCGTGAATTTCGCGGTCGGGCGCCTGGAATTACCGATCTCCTTCGAGAAGGTCAGGAAATTCTGGTTCAAATTGCGAAAGAGCCGATTGGCACCAAAGGTGCCCGCATTACTTCGTATGTGGCGTTGCCTGGGCGATATCTGGTGTATATGCCGACCGTGGCCCACATTGGGGTTTCACGCAAAATTCCTTCAGACCAGGAACGCACCCGGTTGAAACGAACCATGATCAACTTGCGGGACCGCGAACAGATTCCAGGTGGCTTTATTGTTCGCACTGCCTGTGAGGGACACACCGAGGAAGAACTGCGCGAAGACATGATGTATTTGTTTCGCACCTGGCAGGATATGCGCAAACGATCTGAGCATTCCAAGCCTGGGACGGTCGTCTATCGTGAACTCGATCTGGTCCAGCGGCTCTTGCGGGATCACCTCTCCAATGAATTCTCGGTCATTCGGGTTGATAATGAAGAAGAATATGCCCGGGTGGTTGACTTCATCAGTCGCTTCCAACCCAAATTGCTTGATCGAGTCAAACTCTATACCCGGAAACGTCAGATTTTTGAGGAATATGGAGTTCAATCAGAACTCGATGCGGCCTTGAAACCCAGGGTATGGCTCAAGTCGGGCGGGTTTATCGTGATCAACCAGACCGAAGCGCTGGTGGCGATTGATGTCAATACCGGGAAATTTGTCGGACGCTCAAACCGGTTGGAAGACACGATTGTCAAAACCAACCTCGAAGCGGCGGTTGAAATCGTGCGCCAGATTCGCCTGCGTGATCTGGGCGGAATCATTGTGCTTGATTTCATTGATATGGAAGAGCGCAAAAATCGCCAAAAAGTGATGCAGGTGTTGGAGCAGGAAATCAAATCTGACCGGTCGCCTTCCAAAATTCTGCAATTTAACGATTTTGGTCTGGTGGCGATTACGCGCAAGCGGGTTCGACAGAGTCTGGAACGGATTTTGTGTGAACCTTGCCCCTATTGCACCGGGGCGGGAATCGTCAAATCAGCCGAGACGGTATGTTATGAGATTCTGGCTGAATCCAGGCGGATGGCGTCGGATATGGAAGGTGAAACCCGAAGCCGGGAAGTCACGTTGCGGATCAACCCCTCCGTTGCCAAGGCATTGCGGAATGAACAAAAGCAGGTGTGGGGAGAAATCGAAGACTATCTGGGCTGCTCGGTTTCCTTGCAATCAGACCCCAATATCCACCAGGAACACTATGACTTTGCGTTTCTGTAA
- a CDS encoding Stp1/IreP family PP2C-type Ser/Thr phosphatase: MRICIECGYVGNTSGDVRCNQCGVELTSLSDLESGEIQVIGSPRLAVGAILANRYRILEVVHLPHRAVYYHGQLIDSPSATLCWITEMKSQHPHPLSNFDLSASIQVSFSERNPLGITALFLKNTTMAGLPKFLDCFEEDTWAYLVVEKPDAKPLSLIGQVTEGDAHRIGGQVCRILTLIHRVGLIHNGIETNSLWLDSQGQVWLMCFDRMRPRGLFDPIFPLTPIEGYSPPEYIWLTANVQLDARIDVYSLGCVLYFLLTGHSFSSRPSSLHLRRGLGTYPELLLSPAFERILLRTLALNPQHRFTSVVELAATLVSLAYLAQPQAGSYTDVGRHRELNEDSILILDLQQYFESSLAHVGLYVVSDGMGGEAAGEVASRITVRAIAEWITERLITMNLRSTHGSRLMQSTESGDILYISETGTNARSKQLLTSAILHANREILDYAGFNPASEGMGATVTAALLIGNMLTVGQVGDSRCYVWSHGRLELITEDHSLVERMVRRGELTPDEARHHPHRNIIYRSVGSSDEIEVDIVTRRLQANDTVLLCSDGLTNMLDDELIGEILARGVDPWSISKELVIAANACGGEDNISAVVIRIL, encoded by the coding sequence ATGCGGATCTGCATAGAATGTGGATATGTCGGGAATACCTCAGGTGATGTGCGGTGCAACCAGTGCGGGGTTGAGTTAACCAGTCTTTCCGATTTGGAAAGCGGGGAAATTCAAGTCATTGGGTCGCCACGGCTGGCGGTGGGTGCCATCCTGGCCAATCGGTATCGCATTCTTGAAGTGGTACACCTTCCTCACCGGGCGGTGTATTACCACGGTCAATTGATTGATTCGCCTTCTGCCACCCTGTGCTGGATCACTGAAATGAAGTCGCAGCATCCACACCCGCTTTCAAATTTTGATTTATCGGCTTCAATCCAGGTTTCGTTTTCCGAGCGAAATCCGTTAGGCATCACCGCGCTCTTTCTCAAAAACACGACCATGGCTGGATTGCCCAAGTTTCTCGATTGTTTCGAGGAGGACACCTGGGCCTATCTGGTGGTTGAAAAACCTGATGCCAAACCACTGAGTCTCATCGGGCAGGTCACCGAAGGGGACGCCCATCGAATCGGAGGACAGGTCTGTCGGATTCTTACGCTGATTCATCGGGTTGGGTTGATCCACAATGGAATTGAAACCAACAGTCTCTGGCTGGACAGTCAAGGGCAGGTCTGGTTAATGTGTTTTGATCGGATGCGCCCACGTGGGTTGTTTGATCCAATCTTTCCCTTGACCCCGATTGAAGGCTACTCTCCCCCGGAGTACATCTGGTTAACGGCCAATGTCCAGCTTGATGCCCGGATTGATGTCTATAGCCTTGGGTGTGTGCTGTATTTTTTGTTGACTGGGCATTCATTTTCGTCACGTCCCTCGTCATTGCATTTGCGTCGGGGTCTGGGGACCTATCCGGAACTGCTCCTCTCGCCAGCCTTTGAACGAATCTTGCTCCGAACCCTGGCGCTCAATCCCCAGCATCGCTTTACCTCGGTGGTCGAACTGGCGGCCACCCTCGTCAGTCTGGCCTACCTTGCCCAGCCCCAGGCTGGATCCTACACCGATGTGGGACGGCATCGGGAACTGAATGAAGACAGCATTCTGATCCTGGATTTACAGCAATATTTTGAATCAAGCCTGGCGCACGTTGGCCTGTATGTGGTTTCAGATGGAATGGGAGGCGAGGCTGCCGGCGAAGTTGCCAGCCGGATCACGGTGCGGGCCATCGCGGAGTGGATTACGGAGCGATTGATCACCATGAATTTGAGATCAACCCATGGCAGTCGCCTCATGCAATCAACGGAAAGTGGAGATATTCTCTATATCAGCGAAACGGGCACCAATGCCCGGTCCAAGCAGTTGCTGACCAGTGCAATTCTGCACGCAAATCGTGAAATCCTTGATTATGCAGGGTTTAACCCGGCATCTGAAGGGATGGGCGCCACCGTGACCGCCGCGTTGCTGATCGGAAATATGTTGACGGTTGGGCAGGTTGGCGACAGTCGGTGTTATGTGTGGAGTCATGGCCGACTGGAATTGATCACCGAAGACCACTCTCTGGTTGAGCGCATGGTTCGTCGCGGGGAATTAACCCCGGATGAAGCCCGGCATCACCCGCACCGCAACATTATTTATCGGTCGGTGGGCAGTTCGGATGAAATCGAAGTTGATATTGTCACCCGTCGGCTCCAAGCGAACGATACCGTGCTCTTATGCAGCGATGGGTTGACCAACATGCTGGATGATGAACTGATCGGAGAGATTTTAGCTCGGGGTGTGGATCCCTGGAGCATCTCAAAAGAACTGGTCATTGCCGCCAATGCCTGTGGCGGGGAAGACAATATTTCGGCGGTCGTGATTCGAATTCTGTAG
- a CDS encoding diguanylate cyclase encodes MRVAVVYLEKIPEVLLRVLGHTTSIETALFTGKRNDEDFLSLWHPEVILYELEDEASEQLSRRMLTHARHAVAGIPAFSFSSTASADMCDLSAEIGFINHLEALRLTPRELELHLQYGLRLSRLPHSPVPTATGKGGFDKAFEAVTSFHSSLDQAKVVESAMLHLPRLVPADTWALYLSTESGEHLNLVAAVNASGRAIVKSVSMADEESPLVQTVREGKSMFAIFPAAGESHADPVVTYSLNALSDKHETQLLLPLLTNSNLCGVMMASLEAGTRTFTAENLDIAERVTASLAIALGNAMSFTKAESMCQLDDLTSLYNARFFYQALDTELKRSRRYGLHLAVIFLDLDGFKGINDQFGHLVGSSTLVEVGQLIYRAVRETDVVARYGGDEFVIVLPETNAAQAFIIAERIRARIEASNFQKARGLNVHLTCSLGISAFPEHGVVAEDLVKWADQAMYNAKQGTKNQVVVVNLQGA; translated from the coding sequence ATGCGCGTGGCCGTGGTGTACCTGGAAAAAATCCCTGAAGTTCTCTTGCGGGTCCTTGGCCATACCACGTCTATTGAAACGGCATTGTTTACCGGCAAGCGAAACGACGAGGATTTCCTCAGTTTGTGGCATCCCGAAGTGATTTTGTATGAGCTGGAAGATGAAGCCAGCGAACAATTATCACGCCGAATGCTGACTCACGCCCGGCATGCGGTGGCCGGAATCCCAGCCTTCTCCTTCTCGTCCACGGCCAGCGCCGATATGTGCGACCTCTCAGCCGAGATTGGGTTTATCAACCATCTGGAAGCCCTCCGATTGACTCCACGAGAACTCGAATTGCACCTGCAGTATGGTCTGCGTCTGTCGCGACTCCCCCATAGCCCGGTTCCGACGGCAACGGGAAAAGGAGGGTTTGACAAAGCATTTGAGGCCGTGACTTCGTTTCACTCGTCACTGGATCAGGCAAAAGTCGTGGAATCCGCTATGTTGCATTTGCCAAGGCTGGTTCCCGCCGATACCTGGGCGCTCTATCTCAGCACCGAATCTGGTGAACATTTGAATCTGGTGGCGGCGGTGAATGCTTCAGGCCGGGCCATTGTCAAAAGTGTTTCAATGGCCGATGAGGAAAGCCCGCTGGTCCAAACGGTTCGCGAGGGGAAATCAATGTTTGCCATTTTTCCCGCCGCCGGTGAGAGCCACGCTGATCCAGTGGTTACCTATTCGCTCAATGCACTGAGTGACAAACACGAAACCCAATTGCTCCTGCCATTGCTGACCAATAGCAATCTGTGTGGTGTGATGATGGCTTCGTTGGAAGCCGGTACGCGCACATTTACCGCGGAAAATCTGGATATTGCTGAACGGGTCACCGCCTCGCTGGCCATTGCCTTGGGAAATGCCATGAGTTTTACCAAAGCGGAAAGCATGTGCCAGTTGGATGACTTGACAAGCCTGTATAATGCCAGGTTTTTCTATCAGGCATTGGACACCGAACTGAAACGGTCTCGTCGCTATGGGCTTCACCTGGCCGTGATCTTTTTAGATTTGGATGGGTTCAAGGGGATCAATGATCAATTTGGCCATCTGGTCGGAAGCAGTACGCTGGTTGAAGTTGGTCAGTTGATTTACCGGGCCGTGCGCGAAACAGACGTTGTCGCTCGTTATGGCGGAGATGAATTTGTGATTGTGCTGCCGGAAACCAATGCGGCCCAGGCATTTATTATTGCCGAACGAATCCGGGCCCGCATCGAAGCGTCCAATTTCCAAAAGGCACGAGGCTTAAATGTTCATTTAACCTGTTCCCTTGGGATCTCGGCGTTTCCTGAACATGGCGTTGTGGCTGAAGATCTGGTCAAATGGGCCGATCAGGCCATGTACAACGCCAAACAGGGCACGAAAAACCAGGTTGTTGTGGTCAATCTGCAAGGGGCTTAG
- the rodA gene encoding rod shape-determining protein RodA, with protein MMTRDIRDFDWPLLIAALVLCGMGITGIYSAQPEGNFWFKQLVTVGIGLVVMFVLSQINFQRLFDVVPYFYAATMILLVLVLMIGTKINGQRCWISLGAFGTLQPSEFAKLGTIMMVARILHPLQRRAVTMDFALKACAAVALPVGLIMLEPDTGTALTFFPVLIAMLFVSGLNRRFIVVTLILTLIIAPFGFKYVIEPRLKQYQRDRINVAVNAMFAPEKLQGREIREGYGYQTLQSMIAVGSGGATGKGITKGTQSQGGFVPEKRTDFIAAVLAEELGFAGSIFMLALLLFIIIHSARTAERARDRFGLLILTGFVTLLSFHAVINIGMVVGLVPIMGIPLPLLSYGGTSLLMTFMCLGIVANVYQQRFVN; from the coding sequence ATGATGACACGTGATATTCGAGATTTTGACTGGCCGTTGTTGATTGCCGCCCTGGTGTTGTGTGGCATGGGGATTACCGGCATTTACAGTGCCCAACCGGAAGGGAATTTCTGGTTTAAGCAACTGGTGACGGTCGGGATTGGGCTGGTGGTCATGTTTGTTTTGTCACAGATCAATTTTCAGCGGTTGTTTGATGTGGTGCCTTATTTTTACGCCGCAACCATGATCCTGCTGGTCCTGGTTCTGATGATTGGCACCAAAATCAACGGTCAGCGGTGCTGGATCAGTTTGGGGGCGTTCGGGACCTTGCAGCCATCGGAGTTTGCCAAGCTGGGGACAATTATGATGGTTGCCCGGATTTTGCACCCCTTGCAACGACGGGCAGTGACGATGGATTTTGCACTCAAAGCCTGTGCGGCAGTGGCTTTGCCCGTCGGGCTGATTATGCTGGAGCCGGATACCGGCACCGCGCTGACGTTTTTCCCGGTGCTGATTGCGATGTTGTTTGTCAGCGGGTTGAATCGGCGCTTTATTGTGGTGACGCTGATTCTGACCTTAATCATCGCCCCGTTTGGTTTCAAATATGTGATTGAACCCCGGTTGAAGCAGTATCAACGGGATCGGATCAACGTTGCGGTGAATGCGATGTTTGCACCGGAAAAACTCCAGGGCCGGGAAATTCGAGAAGGGTATGGATACCAAACCCTGCAATCCATGATTGCGGTTGGATCCGGCGGCGCCACCGGAAAGGGAATTACCAAAGGAACTCAGAGCCAGGGCGGATTCGTCCCGGAAAAACGTACCGACTTTATTGCCGCGGTTTTGGCTGAGGAACTTGGGTTTGCTGGAAGCATCTTCATGCTTGCGCTTTTGCTGTTCATCATAATACACTCGGCTCGCACCGCCGAACGCGCACGCGATCGGTTTGGCTTGCTGATACTCACCGGATTCGTCACGTTGCTTTCATTTCACGCGGTCATCAATATCGGCATGGTTGTTGGTTTGGTCCCGATTATGGGGATTCCGCTTCCATTGTTGAGCTATGGCGGAACCTCGCTGCTGATGACGTTTATGTGTCTTGGCATCGTTGCCAATGTGTATCAGCAGCGGTTTGTCAATTAG